One stretch of Theropithecus gelada isolate Dixy chromosome 12, Tgel_1.0, whole genome shotgun sequence DNA includes these proteins:
- the LOC112636399 gene encoding ATP synthase subunit f, mitochondrial-like isoform X2, with product MASVLPVKDKKLLEVKLGELPSWILMRDFSPSGILGAFPREHERLCKYH from the exons ATGGCGTCAGTCCTACCAGTGAAGGACAAGAAACTTCTGGAGGTCAAACTAGGGGAGCTGCCAAGCTGGATCTTGATGCGAGACTTCAGCCCTAGTGGCATTCTCGGAGCATTTCCAAGAG AGCACGAGCGGCTCTGCAAATACCACTGA
- the LOC112636399 gene encoding ATP synthase subunit f, mitochondrial-like isoform X1, translated as MASVLPVKDKKLLEVKLGELPSWILMRDFSPSGILGAFPRGYYRYYNKYINVRKGSISGITMVLACYVLFNYCLSYKHLKHERLCKYH; from the coding sequence ATGGCGTCAGTCCTACCAGTGAAGGACAAGAAACTTCTGGAGGTCAAACTAGGGGAGCTGCCAAGCTGGATCTTGATGCGAGACTTCAGCCCTAGTGGCATTCTCGGAGCATTTCCAAGAGGTTACTACCGGTACTACAACAAGTACATTAACGTGAGGAAGGGGAGCATCTCGGGGATTACCATGGTGCTGGCATGCTACGTGCTCTTCAACTACTGCCTTTCCTACAAGCATCTCAAGCACGAGCGGCTCTGCAAATACCACTGA